In Leuconostoc kimchii IMSNU 11154, the DNA window AGTGCTAATTTGCCTGTTCGTTTGAATATATTACTCGGTATCTCACTGACATTGATGATCGCCTTAATCGTTCAGTTAGCTTTTTTAACGATTAAACAAGGTGCCTATTACCAAAGTGAAGTGAACCGAAATGATGAAACAATTGAAAAAGGAAACACCCCACGTGGGATGTTTTATGACGCAACAGGCCGTGTGATTGCCGGTAATAAGGCTCAGGCAGCCATTACCTTTACACGTGGGACGTCAGTAACTGGTCTCACTATGCGTAAGACAGCCATTAAATTAAGTAAATTAATGACGGTTGATACTAAACGCTTGAGTGAACGTTCAAAAGTTGATTTTTATTTGGCTAGCAAGGCTAATAACGAAAAAATATCGAAAAAAATTACAAAAGCGCACAAAAATGACAAAATTGCGTTAACGCCAGATCAAATTAATAATTATCAAGTCGCGTATGTACAAAAACATCATTTGGCTGATCATGTGGATCCAAATGCGGCTATGATTTTTCAACGTATGAGTGGGGCGTATACGTTGTCTACGACTTTTATTAAAGAATCAGATGTGACTAACAATGAATTAGCAGAAATTGGGGAACACCTAAGTGAATTTCCTGGCATTAAACTGGGTACAAGTTGGTCACGCCAATATCCAGAAGGAACAGAGTTTAAATCCCTAGTTGGCACAGTAACGAATGAAGCAACTGGCTTACCTGAAGATCGACTACATACGCTATTGGCACAAGGTTATTCACAAAATGAGCCCGTGGGAAATTCAAGTTTGGAGAAGGGCTATGAATCTATTTTAAAAGGTTCTTCTTCGCAAACACTTGTGACTACTGGTAGTGACGGGCAGGTCAAGTCGTCTCAGATCAAGTATAATGGACAAGCTGGTGACAACGTTAAGTTAACCATTAACGCACAGTATCAAAATGCTGTGCAAAAAATATTGGAAGATAATTTACCTGCTGGTGATGTTGAAGGCGCATACGCAACGGTTATCAATCCCTATACTGGTGGTATTTATGCAATGGGTGGCGTTAGTCGTGACTATGCAACAGGTAAAAAAACAGCTAATCCACTTGGCAATATGAATGCAGCGATTGTTATGGGATCAGTAGTTAAGCCAGCTGTACTGGCGACTGCTTTTCAAAAGGGCGTTATTTCGCAAGATAATACTGTGCTTTCGGATCAAGGCATTAAAATTCAAGGCACACAAGAAATTACTTCATACTGGAACAAAGCCGGTACGCCAATACCAGTTGATGCACAAACAGCGTTAGAACGATCATCCAACACGTATTTTGTGCAATTGGGGATGAAAATTGGTGGGCAGACGTATAGTCCAGGTGCGC includes these proteins:
- a CDS encoding penicillin-binding transpeptidase domain-containing protein; the encoded protein is MQRNPYLEDRDKKNNASANLPVRLNILLGISLTLMIALIVQLAFLTIKQGAYYQSEVNRNDETIEKGNTPRGMFYDATGRVIAGNKAQAAITFTRGTSVTGLTMRKTAIKLSKLMTVDTKRLSERSKVDFYLASKANNEKISKKITKAHKNDKIALTPDQINNYQVAYVQKHHLADHVDPNAAMIFQRMSGAYTLSTTFIKESDVTNNELAEIGEHLSEFPGIKLGTSWSRQYPEGTEFKSLVGTVTNEATGLPEDRLHTLLAQGYSQNEPVGNSSLEKGYESILKGSSSQTLVTTGSDGQVKSSQIKYNGQAGDNVKLTINAQYQNAVQKILEDNLPAGDVEGAYATVINPYTGGIYAMGGVSRDYATGKKTANPLGNMNAAIVMGSVVKPAVLATAFQKGVISQDNTVLSDQGIKIQGTQEITSYWNKAGTPIPVDAQTALERSSNTYFVQLGMKIGGQTYSPGAPLGLRADAFQTLRNGLGQFGLGTKTGIDIDGETAGYRGPTTGEAQGKYLYESFGQYDSYTTLQLARFVSTIANGGYLVAPHVVGSVLQSQPNSDKQKTVWTASPSVQGQVNLDSGEWDTIKSGMNRVANGSDAWNTGGSDLHKLTPHVYAKTGTAETKTNGHDTFTESMVAYVPGQPMAMALAIPGMNNYLDGTNGKIAAQIIDAYWKYVQAKPDTK